GAAAAGAGACTATTGAAAAAAACAAAAAAATCATTTTGTTGTTTCTCGGAAAATTATTAAATATGCTCAAGATTCAGGCTTAATTTTAACTTACTTGACATTTATATCATTAAATGATTCAAAAAAGAATATAGAATATATATATTTGCTTCAAAATATATCTTTTAGATATATAAATGTTCATAAAGTTATTACCTTTGTATTTGACGAAAAGGAAAAATAACTGATTTTTAATTATTTTTTTTGCATTATTCAGTTACGTTATTTTATTCTTTTTTAGATTTTTATGAATAATTACTTGATTTTATTTTTTTCATGCCTTTGTTAAATAGACATATTTCAATGCATTTTTGATTTTTAATTAAAGAAATATTAATCTATTTTTATGGTCAGTTTATCAAAAGAAATGATTTTTTTGACACAAATGTTAAATTTTAAGGTATAATCTATCAAAGTATATTAAAAGCAATAATTTTTTTGAAGAAATAATAATCAATTATTTGATTAAAGCATACCAACAAAATGGGACGTAGAAAAAAAAATGTTGTGGCTGAAGAAACGAAGGAAAAATTTAGCCGCGAAGAGTTAGAGATAATGGTTTTTAAGAAAAGAATCTTAACAGGGAAAGAGGTTCAGGAAAGATTTGACAAATCTGCTTTTTTAGTAAAAGTTGCCGAAAAAAGCATTAGTCGGTTAACCGATTATTTTAATAAATTCAATCACCTTGTTTTTATTGCTGACGCCGAAGGCTGTTTAGTTCATAAATGGGGGAATGAAAAACTTAATGCTTCTTTAGAGGAAAATTTTATAATTGCAGGAACTTACCCCAATGAGGATTCTATACTTGCGAAAGCAGTTGGAGGAGCTATTATCGCTGGGAAATCATTTAGGGTTGATGGTAAATCGTTAGTTCAACCATTTGACGAGGAATGGACTGCTATTGGTGTCCCTATTTGTGATGCTGAAGGAATCACTTTGGGAGCTATTGTGTTTTTAGCAGCTAAGTCCTATGTTTCTGATCATACATTGCTCCTTACACAATTAGTTACCGATGTTATTAACCAATATCTTGTTTTTGTTAAGAAGGAGCATAATTATAGGTTAGTAATCGATTACCATAATTCGGTTTATAACCAACACCCATATGCAAATGTAACGATAGATAATAATGGGATAATAACAAATATTAGCCGACAAGCTGCGATATTTTTTGGTGTTCTAGAGAATGAACTTATCGGTACAGGTCTATCCAATATATTTCCAGGTTGGGAAGATATTTGGTTACGTATTAAGCAAGGCGTAAAAGTTGAGAATATTAATATCGATTTGTGTAATGTCCCAGGAACCACAGAATATCTTCTTAGCGTTGCTCCAATTTTCCTTTCCGATGCTACGCTTAATGGAGCTATTTTGGCTTTTCGTGATTTGAAGAAGGTTAATAATGTTGTTAATAGGTATACTGGAAGCTGGGCATCATATAATTTTAAAGATATAATTGGTATTTCGGTTCCAATCAAAAAAACCATAGAGTTGGCTAAGAAAATAGCTAATGAAACATCTCCAGTTCTTATAACAGGAGAAGTTGGAATTGGAAAAGAGGTCTTTGCTCAAGCAATACATAATGCAAGTATCAGAAGCGAGAATGGTTTTGTAAAAATATCATTGCAATCTATACCAAGAAATGAGCAAGAATGTGAACTATTCGGCTTCGAAGAAGGTGTATTTCCTGGAGTAAAGCGAGTAGCACAACCGGGTAAGTTTGAATTAGCACATGGTGGTACATTGTATCTTGATGAAATAAATTGTTTACCCCTTGAATTGCAGGACAAATTACTGTCGGCAATTAGGAAAGGAATTATTACAAGAGTTGGTGGAACCAAGCAGATTAAGATTGACGTTCGAGTTATAGCATCAACAAGCAAGGATCTCAGAAACCTAATTCAAGAAGAAAAATTTAAGCTTGATTTATTCTACATACTTACTGAGAATCCTTTAGCTATACCTCCATTAAGAGAGCGTAGACATGATGTGCCTCTATTTATTAAGTACTACTTGCAGGTTAAAGCTCGGGAATTAGGAAAGAGTGAGCCCGAATTGCCTAAGAAAATCATAAGAATTTTGGCTCGTTATGAATGGCCTCAAAATATTAGAGAACTGGCTAAATTTATTGAATACGTTGTTAGCGTTGATGGAAAGATTGGCCATGATGTTAAGAATGAGCGTGAATTCAAGAAAAAATACCTCTTTAGCCAGCAACGAGAAGCAGTTGATGGAATCAGAACCATAGAGGAACTTGAAAAAGAAGCTATTATTGAAGCACTAAGAATTATGAAGGGAAATATGAGTAAAGCAACTAGAAAACTAGGAATTAGTCGTAATACCCTTTATTTGAAATGTAAGCGTTACGGAATAGATATTTAATTCATCAAATGTTTTTTTACTTTAGCCTATGAATTTTAGCATTCATAGGCTTTTTCTATTAGCGGAATGGTATTACCTTTCTATTAATCTTTGATTAACCCAATTTGAAAGAATATCTATTTTCTCTTTATTTAATTCTAACCATCCATTTATTAACATATTATCATTACTGCTACTTATATAGTAACAAAAAGGTTCAACTAGATTAGTGGTAGCTAAATCTTTAAATATTTTAATATATAGTGTTTTCCATGGCTCCTGACTAATCGTATTATTGTAATCGCCAAGTAAACTAAATAGGGATAGAGTATTAGAGATAAAAGACTCGTAATCATTCTGTTTTGGTCTATTTAATCCGCTATTTCTTGCATAAATTGAAGAAATGTCAAGGTCAATTGCATTAAAGGCAATGCTCTCTTTATTAGGGTTATATGTAATTATTACCGAGTTTGGGGTTAACGGATTAACTTCTAGATTTTTTTGCCAAAGATCTGTAAGCAATTTCAAGGCTTCTTCAGATCTTTCAGTATTGGGTTCAAGTAACAGGAAGAAGTAGAGCGATAACATACTTTTCACTCTATCTCCTCTATCATTCATAAGTATTCCGAGCATATAATGGCTACTTGGCTGCAATCTATCAATTTCCATTGATTTAATATAATGTATTTCAGCATCGGCTAGTTTATTTCTATTGTGGTATGTTATTCCCAAATTGTATTCTAGTAAGTAATTATTGGGGTACTGTTTAATTGTTTGGCAATATAATCGTGTTGATTTTTTTTGCTTCCCTAAATAATCCAGAGCAGAACCTTTAAGTATATATGCTTCAATAATTCGGGTTGATTTTAACCTAATTACTCGATTGCAGTATTTTATAGTGTTTTTATAATCATTAATGACTTGGTATGTATAGGCTATTTCATAATTTGCGTCCGAAGATTTCTTATTAATTGTAAGGGCTTTTTTATATTCTACAATGGCCAAATCCGAATTTCCAATAGTTCTTAATTTATTTCCAT
This region of Bacteroidales bacterium genomic DNA includes:
- a CDS encoding sigma 54-interacting transcriptional regulator, producing the protein MGRRKKNVVAEETKEKFSREELEIMVFKKRILTGKEVQERFDKSAFLVKVAEKSISRLTDYFNKFNHLVFIADAEGCLVHKWGNEKLNASLEENFIIAGTYPNEDSILAKAVGGAIIAGKSFRVDGKSLVQPFDEEWTAIGVPICDAEGITLGAIVFLAAKSYVSDHTLLLTQLVTDVINQYLVFVKKEHNYRLVIDYHNSVYNQHPYANVTIDNNGIITNISRQAAIFFGVLENELIGTGLSNIFPGWEDIWLRIKQGVKVENINIDLCNVPGTTEYLLSVAPIFLSDATLNGAILAFRDLKKVNNVVNRYTGSWASYNFKDIIGISVPIKKTIELAKKIANETSPVLITGEVGIGKEVFAQAIHNASIRSENGFVKISLQSIPRNEQECELFGFEEGVFPGVKRVAQPGKFELAHGGTLYLDEINCLPLELQDKLLSAIRKGIITRVGGTKQIKIDVRVIASTSKDLRNLIQEEKFKLDLFYILTENPLAIPPLRERRHDVPLFIKYYLQVKARELGKSEPELPKKIIRILARYEWPQNIRELAKFIEYVVSVDGKIGHDVKNEREFKKKYLFSQQREAVDGIRTIEELEKEAIIEALRIMKGNMSKATRKLGISRNTLYLKCKRYGIDI